From Quercus lobata isolate SW786 chromosome 11, ValleyOak3.0 Primary Assembly, whole genome shotgun sequence:
agttaatcactcaTCATAATTTAATTACCCGCATGTTGCTAAGGAAACTACACAGTAGTTTCAGCAAATTATTACTTAGTACTCATTAGGAAGCTTAAGTACTTCATATTACAATACTTAGTACAAACCTTGTAATTTACTTTATAGTAGTACAAATAAATACTTAGTCATCTAAACTTCCATGCATGAAGAAGTTGAAGATTTAGTTAAGACCTCAGTTAGGAAAGGTTCCAGGCTTGACCACCTTTCATACTGAATTTTTTAAGCTTTCCAAAGAACATGACAATGATGAGAATGAATTTTCCCTTCGTACTCCACCTTCCAACGAATCCATACCATGTGTCTACACAGAGGCTATCTGGTTTCAATTGCCGTTTGCAGCTGTATCCAGTGGTGAACCCAACATTCCCATATGCACTAAACGTAACCAGAGAATCttaattagttattatatacAGCCTCTACAGGTGATCGAAAAAACAATTGAACTTCGTATATTGTTTGCTACAACTATAATTCCAAGGCCACTCTGTTTACCAAAGATTCCAATTCtaccttcaatttttttgccGCTAAATTGTAAACTAcaccccctaaagtttggggcgTTTAGATCTTacattctaaaatttcaaaatttagactTTACTTTTGAAATTTGGAGATATTtggattttgcactctgaaattttagaatttagattttatcccTTAAAGTTCTATTTTGTTTGCATCAACAGCCCCTTCGTCCATATTTTATGCTAAGTACCACATAAACTTGTCATGCATGTTTAGCTCATCTAATAAAATGATGccacatcatttttattatgccATGCATAGCAAGTTTATATGGCACTTAACGGAAAATTTAAACGAAGGAATTACTTAAGtaaatgaaatagaattttagggaataaaatccaaattctgaaactttagggtgtaaaattcaaacagcGTCAAATTTCaagaggtaaaatccaaattctgaaatttcgaggtgtaaaatttaaaaaaaccataaacTTTAAGGTATAGATTGTATAGTTTACAAtttagactctttttttttttttaataacatttatATTTCTCTAATACTTTGTCACGTCAATTTTCTAATGTACTTTGTGTCTCATCCGAATGATTACATGCATAAGATCAAAAGACATGATATAATAagagaatagtaaaaaaaaaaaaaaaaacttatataccTTATTACTTCTATGGTGACGTTCAAAACATTGAAGTTGAGGGGGTCTTCTTCCATTTTCTGTCTCTCTGTGATACATATGAGAATAATGAAAATGGCTAAATAGGAGAGTTGTGAGATGATTAGACACTCCATAAAAGTCTTCTTTCGATTTTGGCTTTGCTTCCCATTTTCTGGGAACTCCTCATGGACATGAACGTTTGGTGGAATGAACGTAGTATGTGGTGGGAGATACCTGTAAGATAAAAGTAAACTTAGCTGGTACCAtgttaaagggttttttttttttttttggagtaaatttaattaaattcattcttgcTGACTTGGTATGCATGTgtgaagaaaattattttcatcaTGAATAGTCACTGAAGATACCCATGATATAATGTCCACATAAGTAACTCTGAAACAAATCTTTTCACTTAAACAATTATAAGTGGAAATAAGGATAATTAATAATGCATGTTGGAGTCACTATTGAAACCCTACGGCATGGATAACAATTGTGgggtcaaaactcaaaagcacAATTGCGAAGAGCCATAAGACTGACTTTAATGAAGTGGCAACTTATGTTTCGGGAACCTCAGCCCAAAAAACAACGAACATGACAGTGTCATTCCAAAAGGGATACTGATTAAGCAATTGTAGTCTAATCTCTGCTGTTAAAGTTtgatattattataatttgaattttgttagTGGATGtccaaaaaacatatatttttaaaatatttttaaaagctttttacggataggaaaaaaaaatattttatttttttaatagtattttatattttaatgtgaTAACCAATTAATatcagaaaaaatatataataatttaaaaatataataaatgcgTAGTATCTCTTTACGAATAATGAAAtctaatatgaatttaattagtaagatTCATTATGATATGAGATGATAAAGTACACATTTATTGTATTCTTAAAGAAtaattactataattttttttttttcttgagaagaactacaaaattgattttgaGGGTAGGTATTTGGGGTACAATAAACTTTTGTATAATTGTCAAATCTAATGAATGGAGATCATAATTTATAATCAAGTGGAATATTGGTTCTTTAGTCAAAACTGGCTTAGCCAATAAAAGTTATAAAAGGGTATATGCCAAAACGTCTAGTGTGAGTGTGTGACTAGCCACTAAGAACCATTTCCTTGTAATCTCTTAACTTTCTTATCCCAATCATGCATTTACAGTCTCTTAACTTTCTTACCCCAATCATGCATTTACAGTGACACTCTCTAGGCACAGAATAGGATCTTCTCTATTTCACTTGAAATGGAGAGAGTCTATTTTACAGTCAAGAGATTATTTAATCTGAATTGTGAAATGAGTTCATTTCAAATGGAGAAGATGTCAATACCCTTGACATGGAAATAAAGAACAATTAGAGTAACCGAGATAGAGTGTTAGACAGACTCACATACATCATTACGATGAAGAGAACCAGAATTGCTGAGGAGATGCTGGAGAGATCAACTACTGATTCACCAGTATGCCGAGAGTTCACAGTTTGAAACAACGAACCAACGACTTTCTGATACAAATTCAGACCATCCATGACTTGTGAATTCCACTCCATGGAGCAAAACAGTATAAACTGTATCAATATGAATCCGAAAACAGTCATAGCTAGAAGCAAAGCGTGATGACCAGAGAGCAAATGACCATAGCCCATATCTCTGTAATTCATCAATATATATCTGAATTCCTCACGCTTGGTGGTTTTCTTTAAGACCCAGATCATGGCTAACAAGCATGGGGGGTACAAAGTGTTCCCCATAAGGATTTGTGGAATGAGAAGTAGTAGGAGACCTGAATTCTTCTTGAAAACTATCATGCTCTCATTTGTTGGGACAAAACCACaatttgtgaaatttgaaaCAGTTGTGAAGACAGAAAAGGTCAGTGTTTCTAGGCCCTTGTCTTTGAGTACCTTCCTCGCACTCGGAACAAGATTTACATACAATGAAACAAGACTATAACCAATTAGATGAACCACAAATAGATAACCCAAAACCACATATCCCAAAACCTTAATGGAGCTATAATTAAGACTACCATTCTCAATAATATTATTGATGTCTGGTTTCTCTTTTTCTACATCAAGTTCAATTTTATTGTAAGAATTAGTATGGTCGGGAAAATAGTGGCTGAGTTTAACACTGTTTTGGTCAGAACTTGGACAATTTTTGAAGAACTTAGACCTTGTAAATTGGAGTCCAAGAAAGGAAGTGAATACCTCTCCACCAACGAACATTAAGATTGTCATAATAATGACTTGGGTATTGGAAAAAACCTCCATTTCGATTGTTGACATGCTTGAAACCGTGGTGGCAGAGACGGACGTGAAGAACATGTCAAAGTCCTTAGGCCTAAACCAAGCAGTTCTTGGCTTTGAGACCATCAAAGCTAGATGACCAAAAAAAGAGACAATTATGAAGTAACTGAGCTGGATCCAAAAAGGGCTGACATGGAAGAGGAAGAAATGAAAAAGCGAGCGAATTTGACAAGAGAAGAATTGGTTGAAACAATAAAGTTTTTTGCGTGAAAAGCTAAAGAAAATCTCTAATTTCTGGCGAAAACAAGAAGAATTAATCATCTTTACTGAGGTAAGATTTGCATAACCATGCTTAAAGTGGATATATGGGGCTTATTTTTAAAGAGGCAGTACGTGCTGTACAAACTCTACAATTTAGTGGGATACATGAGATTATTTATTCATCTAGCTAATGCACTGAAATGACAATACGGcccgtttggatataacttattttgctgaaaactgaaaattgaaaatattgtagcaaaagaaatcttaaatatgtgaatagtaccgcaggacccatttttaataaaaaaatcactgaaaaagttgctgaataGTACACTAGTGTGCACTGAACACTGACCGAAAGTCAAAAAACACGGCTAAccaagaataaaaataaaataaaaaagaggcaAAACGCACAAATTGAAAATGCAGACGCACAAAAATATCCAAACCAAGCTTACATAAAAAGGAACCTACGGcaacataattattttttctctgcTGAAGGATatgttgaggaaaaaaaaaacatatgagaaaattattttgttataataatatggttaaatgattaaattcgcaattttgttgataatttaCCAGTTAAGTATTATTctaataattatcaatttagtttctaaaattttatttattgttaatgtAATTGTTTGACTCGCATTCTTTAATCTTACTCTTGATAAATGTTAGTTCATGTACAAGGATCGTGAGACACATTATTTAATAACGAAAGTTATGAATACCATACTGGTTGATCATATGGtcagaatttattttattatcagtcattcttatatatttgtcaatttttttagaCAGGTAGATAGAGAGAATGGAGAGTAATCTGtccttattttttcaatttgtgcccattttttttttttttagtgataggtcaagaatgtattgaccacttatgataaattaaccaattaattagccaagttaattaattaaatcaattaacatgcaatacgcgtagtagtacaaacaaataaccaaataactaaatgcagcaaaaaaataaatttgacacagtgatttgtttacgaatagggaaaaacTCTAAGGCAAAAACTCAgtcgggtgaatttaaggtcaccactcacgagaatccactattatcaaaacaagcagttataagtaaaggaatctcaataccttataccagcctacagttgaactcttaatTACCCCAATAtataattggacttgttttgtagtgacaatctctctttttcaatgcatggctcctaatacatgactaaccaatcgatgtacgaatccaagtatgtgactaacacaccaacttgagaaagatgttagctgcaaaattcttcagttcatccacaagaagaagataaaaaactccttggttacaaaaccctacgatgtacaaatgcagcaacttcttcaaaagaaagatgaattacGGCATATGTCTCCGGTCGCAGTATGCTTAGAATAAAAATCCTTTGCATCATCTGAGATATGCAATTGCCCTTGGTCCTACCatagtataatttattttttatttcccaaaagatgtttaatgttttcttgtttatataattaattttatatgtcAATCTTCTTCTCTCCTCCgcattcccatcaaaaaaaaaaaaaaaaaaaaaaaaaaaactttcttaaaaggttcaaaatttttaaaaagaaaataatggtagggaaaaaaataaagaaataaaagtttcagttcaagagaaaaaaaaatatacattttcaaaatttataaaataactataaaggatctcaaattctttatataataatttttcctGCGTAAAAATTTGAGTATAAGCAATAAAATATAGAGAAAGCATAATAAATTTCAGagtttgatattatttttaagttaaactctaaattttttggtacATAAAATGTTCAtagtataatttaaatttaaaatttgaatatattataGGTCTATAttaatcaaaataacaaaaatttatataagtcTTACTTTGTGTCTAACTAATAGATATCTTTCAATGTTTAAATGGCATTTAGACgtctgaagaagaaaaaggattaATTATGTAAAACATTCTAATGGACAAACATAATATTATGAATATGATAtctttttgtgggtttgttgcATTAAAATATTACTTAGCATTATTAGCAGTAAATTCTAGAATATATTTTGTTGCgtgtctataaaaaaaaaattatatatatatatatatatatatatatatgtgtgtgtgtgtgtgggcaCACATGTGCGTGTTGCATTAAAGTTATAGTGAATGTGTATATTTCTTTGGTTTCTCTTCTATCCTCCTCCTACGAGTACTTTACATCTGTGCTAGCTCAACTAATAGTTTAGTATTTCTTGGCGAAAATTAGCAATGCCCAAAGTGAGTTGTGATTGCAGATAGATGATGTCGGTAAAATGGGAGCAGTGTAGGGatatatttagaaaaaagaaaaagaaaaaggaggggGTGGGGGAGGGTGTGGAAGTTAATAATTCTTGCCAAGCATATGCTTATTTGGTTTTGTGATCACAATGTCTATGTTTAGTCTCTCTAgatatgattctcaaaaaaaaaaaaaaaaaaagagtctctCTAGatattttaaacacaaaattattcTATCTTCATACTTTCAAAACAGGTTAATAGCAAATTTTGTTAGAATTATTGAAATAGGTAACGAAATACATCTAACCctcaatttcttttcaaaaggTCTCTATACTAAATTTGGTATAATAATTTAGTTGGATGTATCTTTCAGAATACATATTCATCATCCAAAATATTGTTTAATTCATGAGTTTGTTGTATATTGTActtatattatttgaaaaaaaaacataagtttTGATTGTGACTAATTAAAAGTCACTGAAAATAATTGCCCAACAAAAAGAGAGGTTTGGGGCACGTGCATAGTATCAGGTGTCATTAGTTCAAGAGGCATTTCCTTTGACTAGTATCCTAAAAATTCTAATCCTAATTATACAGATTTCTCAAAAATCAACCAACTAGCAATCAAATTAGAAGCAATGCAGCAAATGGATGAAAATTATGGAATACGAGTCTCATCACATGTGCTTagtgacttttctttttttggtttaatgtcAAAACTTGCATTTCAACCCAATTAAGGTATATGCATTTGTCCCACAATATTTATGCATTTTCCAATCACTAATAGTACTAGGAGTGTGATTATACATAGCACCACTCACCCatacaaattaataattttaatgctattttaattttcagttcAATGCTAGGTATTATTGGAATGAAGGAAAGGTTTTGACAttaaaacgaaaaagaaaaacctcaaAGCATGCGCTATAGCAGTGTGATGAGAGTATGAGACTGATATATATAACATACATATGTATTCATGGGGAGGGGACAAAACTTATACCTAACATGCATATGTCTACATACACTAGCGAACATATATCCATAGACACACACATATTGAGCTAGCACCCAAGGCATGCacccaatatatatacacacacacaagtaCACATATGttagatataaattttacttcGTACTTGTAAAGTCAAATCCTAACTCCACTTAGGGCTATCCATCCAATCCGAAGACCCAATCCACCCGAAGATTCCGACCGTATCCGACCCGAAAACCGGCCGACCTGATCAAGTCACCGGTCGACGGCAGGTCATTTGTTCCAAAAACTGACTCCTGCGGGTCGGTCTCGGTTTTC
This genomic window contains:
- the LOC115966365 gene encoding sodium transporter HKT1-like, yielding MINSSCFRQKLEIFFSFSRKKLYCFNQFFSCQIRSLFHFFLFHVSPFWIQLSYFIIVSFFGHLALMVSKPRTAWFRPKDFDMFFTSVSATTVSSMSTIEMEVFSNTQVIIMTILMFVGGEVFTSFLGLQFTRSKFFKNCPSSDQNSVKLSHYFPDHTNSYNKIELDVEKEKPDINNIIENGSLNYSSIKVLGYVVLGYLFVVHLIGYSLVSLYVNLVPSARKVLKDKGLETLTFSVFTTVSNFTNCGFVPTNESMIVFKKNSGLLLLLIPQILMGNTLYPPCLLAMIWVLKKTTKREEFRYILMNYRDMGYGHLLSGHHALLLAMTVFGFILIQFILFCSMEWNSQVMDGLNLYQKVVGSLFQTVNSRHTGESVVDLSSISSAILVLFIVMMYLPPHTTFIPPNVHVHEEFPENGKQSQNRKKTFMECLIISQLSYLAIFIILICITERQKMEEDPLNFNVLNVTIEVISAYGNVGFTTGYSCKRQLKPDSLCVDTWYGFVGRWSTKGKFILIIVMFFGKLKKFSMKGGQAWNLS